In Bernardetia litoralis DSM 6794, the genomic window ATTACGAAGAGGAACGCTGAAAAACGTTGCACAACAATGGCTAAAATTAATACGGGTTTTGGTACTTAATCCAAAGTTTAGTGTGTTTTTATAAAGTCCGCCAAATCTTTTGATTTGGCTTTAGAACAGAAAAAGATAAAACAAAATAAAAAGTTTTGGCTAATCGCTTAATCCGAAATTAAATGTTAATTTAATCCCGTACTAACCTTAGCCTCAACGTTGTAGCCAATTAAAAATGACAGACGAAGAAATAAATAAGATAGTAAATCAAGTTGACGAAATTGAAGGAATGACAGTTAACGAAAGATTATTTATAACCGACTTAATGGACTTATTTGAAAAAGCAAAAAAGACAGACAAAAAATTGGCCAAAAGAATTCTATTGGCTTTAAAAGTTGATAATACCTCAATTGATAAAATCCTAAATTAATGAGTCCTGAAGTACCAGTTATAGTTTTAATTCTAGCAGTTCCGAGTTATTTTATATGCAAATGGCTAATGACAAGGCTTAAAGTTGGAAACGAAAGAAATAGAAAATTCCTTGCGATAATACCAACTATTATTTTAAGTCCGATTATATATATAGGACTTTTTATGATTTGGATTTTCTCAATTTCATACTATCCAACAAGTAATTTTGACAAAAATGAATGGAATTCAAATATTGAAGAGAGATTTAAAATGTCAGAGGACATAATTGAGAGTGAAATACTGATTGATAAAACACGAGAAGAAGTAATCGAAATTTTAGGAAACGATTTTATAACGAATAATGAAAGTAAAATAACCTATGAACTGGGGCACGTTCCTGGACTATTTAATATTGACCCTGATTATTTAGATATAAAACTTGAAAATGGAAAAGTTATAAGTGTTAAACAGTATGAAGGATAAAAAACTGGCTACAACACTATATATAGCAAATTGGGCGATTAGTGTTTAATCAAAGGGTTCTTGTCTATTTGCAAAGTCGCCAAATCTTTTGATTTGGTATTAGAAAGAAAAATTAAAACAAAATACAAAAGATTTGGCTTGTGGCTAAACCGAAAGTAATCGCTTGTTTTCTGCCTAACTTGCCATATATTTAACGTTAGGCACAATTTTAATAAATAGAGAGCAAAAGTAATTTTTAGAATCAATCTTTTTTTCAAAAAACTGTTATTTCTCAATCTAAAAAACGGACAATTTTTGTATTCAAAGAAATGTGATTTTGTCCAAAGGCTTTTAAAGAACACGTCTTTTTTGCCGACAAACAGAAATAGTTAACAGAAAAAAATGTACTTTTACTTTAGAACAGAGCTTGTAAACTTGAAAAAAAACTGTGCCTAACATTGCCTTAGCGAAAATGGGTGTAACGTTTTGACACAGACATTCGAATATAAAATAAATTTTAAAGGTTTAGCGAGGTAAGGAGCTAAGAATTCCCACTTTCGCCAAGCCATACCGTTGTAAGCCATTAAAATGAAACTAATCAAACATTCTGAACATATAACTATAATTGAAGAATTTTGGACTCCAGAAAAGTGTGACAAATTCATTTCTAATAGTGAAAATATTGGCTATGAACCTGCAATGGTACAAACTGAAAATGGACAAAAAATTGTTGAAAGCGTAAGAAACAATCAAAGAATATTATTTAAGGACTTAACTTTAGCAGAATCAATATGGAATAATGCAAAAGAATTCGCTAACCTAAAACTTGGAAATAGTAACGCAATAGGACTGAATGAAATGTTTAGATTCTATAAATATGAAAAAAATCAAGAGTTCAAAAAACACCGAGACCAGAGTTATATTCGGAACGAATTAGAATCAAGTTTTTATACTTTAATGATTTATTTGAACGACAATTTTGAAGGCGGAGAAACAACTTTTGGAGATTTGAAAATTTCACCTAAAAAAGGAAGTTGTTTAATTTTCTTTCACGACTTGGAACACGAAGGAAGCAAACTCATTTCGGGAAAAAAATATATTTTAAGAACAGATGTTATGTATAGGTTTGAAGAAAAATAACGGCTTACAACACTGTGTATAAAACATAGCTAGTAAGTGCTAAACCAAAGGTTCGTGCTTTTTTACAAGCACCGCCAAATCTGCGATTTGGCATTTGAAAAGAAAAAAGGTAAATCCAAAATCGCAGATTTGGCTAAGTGAAAACCCGAAACTTTTTGTATATTTATACGCTACGTTTCATACACCAAACGTTGGGAGTGAAATGCCTTCGCTACGCTACGGCACTTCACTCCCAACGAAGCAAGGATTCCATCCCGTGTTAGGTTCGTGTCTACGCTACGCTACGACACATTCACCCAACACGAGATTTACAAAATTATAAAATTTTCCTCCCTAAGGTCGGAATTTTATAACTTCGTAAATCCCTGCTTCGTTAGGCACAATTTTAATAAATAGAGAGCAAAAGTAATTTTTAGAATCAATCTTTTTTTCAAAAAACTGTTATTTCTCAATCTAAAAAACGGACAATTTTTGTCTTCAAAGAAATGTGATTTTGTCCAAAGTCTTTTTAAGAACACATCTTTTTTGCCAAAGAACAGAAATAGTTAACAGAAAAAATGTACTTTTACTTTAGAACAGAGCTTGTAAACTTGAAAAAAAACTGTGCCTAACATTGGCTTAGCGAAAATGGGCTTAACGTTTTGACACAGACATCCGAACATAAAATAAATTTTAAAGGTTTAGCGAGGGAAGGAGCTAAGAATTCCCACTTTCGCCAAGCCACACCGTTAGCAGCCATTATAAAATGATAAGATATTACATCATATTGACAATTTTGTGCTTATCTTTTATTGGAAAATTGTTCGGACAAGATACTGTAATATACAGCCAAGAAAACGCATCTATGTTTTCAAATAACTATACTTTCATCAAAAAAGATAAAGCAGACAATTCTGGAGTATTTCAACAATATTCTGGAACTGACGATATGCAACATTGGTTTGGAAGTGGAACATTTACTGAAACAAAACGAAAAATATTTTTGACCTTTGACACAACCAATAATCAAAACCGTATCGAAACAGTTTCATCCACAAATCATAGTGACACACTTTATATAAAATGGTTTGACTGGAGGGGTGAACAACAAGAATGGTTTAGCATTCAGTTTGCTGATACTACTAAGACGAAAGATACATATCGTGCAAACTTTTTGATGGGATTTGTAAAAATTCCAAAGGAAGATTTGACAAACAAGAATCTTTTGCTTTATGCATTTGGGAGCAACAGAAATATATTTAATTTTTCAGTTGCTGAAAATATTGACGAAATAAACCTTTTTGTCAATGACCCAATTTTAATGCACACGTTTGACAAGACAACAGAAACACTTAAAAAAAATAAAAAAGGTTTTACAACAGTTGGTATGTGGACTAATGGAAAGCAAACCCAGTTTACAGTAAGACAAAAATAACGGCTGCTAACATTGGCTTAGCAAAAATGGGCGTAACATTTTGACACAGACATTTGAACATAAAATAAATTTTAAAGGTTTAGCGAGGGAAGGAGCTAAGAAATCCCACTTTCGCCAAGCCACACCGTTGTAATGCATTTGAAAAAAACATATCGCATAGAATTAAACGAAGTGAAAATCGGAACAACTGATTTTGAATTTGCAGATACACCAATGGGAGTTATCCACGGAAAAATCAATTTTGAAAACGTAAAATCACCTTATGAACTGATTAAAAATCATTGTGAAAAATACAATGTTATTATAAATATAAATGACAAAAAATTAAAATTTATTAACACCCAAGTTATTCCTGAATTGAAAGTTTATCTTAAAAACGGAACTGAATTGAATGGTTGGGGAGGAGCAATATCTGGAATGGAAAAAGATGATTTTGAAATCCAATTCGGTGGAATTACCTCTGAAATAATGCAAACGGAATTCAAACATCATTATGAACAATATTATGGAAATGAATAAGATATGAAACCACCTATTTTAGAAAATAACAAACATTCAGTTGTTGCAGTTGAATTTAATACTGGAATTGTATTGAAAACTGACTTTGAAAGACATATTGGTCAAGGAGAAGCTTTTCACATTTTTGAGAATTTAGAATTAGCCATAAAGTTCGTTGACAGAAAAATATTGGAAGATTCAGATTTACAGTTGAGTATTTATAATAATAAAGGAGAATACCTATTTACAAAAGACAAAAACGGAAAAACATAAAAAACGCATTACAACACCGTGTATAATTCATTGCTAGTTATAGCTTACTTACGAAAGTCCTCTCGGACTTTCTATCTGTGATTTATTTGCTAACTTTAGTGCTTAAACACGCAACGAAATCATACACAAACACGTTGTAGTGCATTAGAAAAAATGGGATATTTAGCCGACATATATGTAATTAAAAAGACTAGGTCGAAAAAATTAGCGGATGACTTTTTGAATCATTTCCTGCCAAACCGAAAAGAAAGTGCGGATGAATATTTGATTCCTGAATACTCTGACAATCCTACTCACGAATTTGACAACGCTGATGAATTAATGTCCTTTCTGGAGAAAAATGAAAATTATCCGAATAGAGTTTATTGGAGAAATACTGATGAGGAAAACTTAAATAAACACGGAATGATTTTTTACACCGAAGATGGAGCAATGATTTTCGGAATTTCAAGAAATACAGATATGAGCGGGAACTTGAATACTGAAAACGAAGACCTATGCCTGATTGAAATGAAAAAATATTTTGACACTAATATTGGATATATTCATTATGAAAACCCACCAGCTGAAAGCTATAAAAAGTTTGTTGAAATAGTAAATAAGTTAGAAAAATAACGCACTACAACACGGTGTATAAAACATAGCTAATAAGTGCTAAACCAAAAGGTTTGTGTATATTTATAAAGTCCGCCAAATTTTTAATTTGGCTTTTAAAAAGAGAAAAATTAAAAACAAAATATAAAAATTCGGCTCTGTGTTAATCCGAAAAGTTAGTGTCTTTTTACACGCTACGTTTCATACACAAGTCCGTTCTCAGCAATTAAGATGAAAAGATTAAGAAACATATTATTAACAGTTGGACTGACCTTCTTTGTGCAGTCTCATTCTTTTTCAAAAACAATTCCAATTCCAGTTGAAAAAGTGTTTGAGAATGTCAAGCAAACACTTGATATCAAAGTTATTGGCTATATCGGAGATTCAATTATGACCTATGTGAACATAAATAACCAAGACACTTTGAATCTAGATTGTAAATTGAAAAATTATAGCGAGTCGTCAA contains:
- a CDS encoding 2OG-Fe(II) oxygenase, with product MKLIKHSEHITIIEEFWTPEKCDKFISNSENIGYEPAMVQTENGQKIVESVRNNQRILFKDLTLAESIWNNAKEFANLKLGNSNAIGLNEMFRFYKYEKNQEFKKHRDQSYIRNELESSFYTLMIYLNDNFEGGETTFGDLKISPKKGSCLIFFHDLEHEGSKLISGKKYILRTDVMYRFEEK